The window tctctccttgctggatcaaggcatgggagacgtcaccgggctgcacgtgtgttgaacgcggaggcgccgtggttcggcgcttagatcggaatcaaccgcgatctgaatcgctacgagtacgactccttcatccgcgttcttgcaacgcttccgcatcgcgatctacaagggtatgtagatgcactccccttcccctcgttgctagagtactccatagattgatcttggtgatgcgtagaaaatttgaatttctgctacgttccccaacacctagTGCCGGACAttgcccctctgatcaagcaggcctcctccaccgagtcgacgacgaggatgcgggataggcatcgtcgatgtCGATGTAGGAATAAATgatttaactaaaaaaataacaacaaatttgacatgttcaaaatatgacatgtccacttCAAAACGAATCAACCTAGAATTTTGTTAAATACACTTAAAACACCTAAATACTATTAACTACACCTAGTTAAAAACCTACATTTTGAACATGGTTCGATCataactagggttcatactacattattctaagattaaacacctaaaacacctaaattaaattaacaacatggggtggccggtctcacctcgaggtcagagggggtcggtgacggggacaacggcggggatgatgcaggggctccttgatttctgcaaaaacaaaatataaacaaaaacatTATTATCGTCATCTTAGGACTTAGTGAAACTCCATAAGCTATCAAGTAAATATCCAATTTGATTCCAAATAAAATTTTCAATTGTCTGCAATTTGTTTCCTAAACCCTAAGAACATTATTATCCTCATTTTTTTACCTACTGTCTACTTCTTGAACCATAGAAAAATGCCCTAATTTTACATAACTTAGAAAAattcctattctattcaaaagacctacatttacttatttttttcaATTCTATTCAGAAAACGTACATTTACTAAAATAATCTCACATAGCATAATATATTTCTCTACCTAACAATTTCCATTACTAAATTATTTTACTAAAAAAATTATACCTAAATTTTTATACAAAGAGGGGAAGGCAGtgggaggagaaggaggagggaggagtgAGGGCTTCGGGCGGCTGGGGAAGGGCGGAGAGAGGAGGGCagtgggaggagggagcagggaGCAGGGCGGCGGTCGGACGAGGGAGAGGAGAGAGGAGCAAGGGCCGCCGGCGCgtggagggaggagagaggagggccgtgggaggagggagagaggagggcggcgagaggaggagggagggaggcagaTACTTTGGGGGCGACGGCGGGCGATGGTGGCGACGGCAGGCGACGGCGCGCGATGGAGTAGTGTGGCGAGTGAGAGTGTGTGAGGGGAGAGTGAGGGACGCGCGCGGGGTGTGGATAAGGTAAGCGTAGTAGTAGCGTTGTTTAGCAATAACCGCTACtgctatttagcagtagcgctggttagAGGACAGCGCTATTGCTATGTacaatagcagtagcgctttttacTTACGAGCGCTACTAGTATACCTACACTGCCTGCAACGGTttggcaattatagtagtagcgttTTTTATAgttaaagcgctactgctatatgcATAGTAGCAGCGCTCTTCAGGTACAAGCGCTACCGTTCTTTAGCAGCAGCGCTTTGTTGTAAAAAGCGCTACTAGTGAGCTCCTGTGTATAAgcatttccctagtagtggtaGCGGCCTTCAAAATGCAGTGTACTATCCCCTATGGCGGAAGAAACCCCTCATTTGCGCTTCAGACCAAAGTTATACGAGCGCACCACGAAGCACATGAAATAGCAAGTGAAGAATTTAACATTCTCACTATTAGTGTGTTAAGACGATGATGATTCTCTCTGCTTTCCTAAATAAGAACCATTAGAAGTCGATTAGGTTCAACTTAGATCATGCCGCCAACGATCTACCCAAGAGATCTAGTGATCAGCtgttggagggatcaggctggaAGTGACGAATCTGACAGATGTACTCCAACTCTACTTCCGCCATGAGCAATGTGCGTCTAGTAGTAATCACGTGATCTATCTGCTAAACATGCTCCTGGGTGTTCTACGCGGCATTTTTTTGATGCAACCGTTGCACTCCGCGTAGCCCAACAGCAATAAATCACATACAAACGACTTCTCAAAAATTTGTGCGGTAGGAAATTAAAGTTTGTGTACTTAATCATAGAACATCACCAGATGCTTATTTGTAACTTAAGGATGCACAAAGAAGGCCCGGGAATCCCATTATTCTTGTTCTGTAGGCTTACAAGACAAAAGGAAATAATGCGAGACAAAACCACCAACACTTACAATGACGCCATGACAACCTCTCAGTCAAATACCACCTACACTGACGAACGACGTCGTCTGACATGTGGAGTCCAGATCAGTGATGAAACGACAGACAAGTCGTGGGGTGGGCACAACGCACAGCCTGGTGGCACGTGGTGCAGTGAAGCCGAAGATGTCGTCCATGTCGAGATCTGATGGCTTCATGCCATCAGGCAATGCCCAGCTGAAACCATGGGCGAGCTGCGCGACGATGAGCTCAAGCGAGTATAGGCCCAATGCCATTCCAGGACACGAGCGGCGGCCAGATCCAAACGGCAGGAATGCGAAGCACCCACCCTTGAAGTCGACCCCGGTGGCCTCCCCTTCACCCGGCATAAACCGTGATGGCCGGAATGTGTCGGCGTCCTTCCATGCCTTGGCATCGCGGCCAATGGCGAAGACGTTGATCATGACACGGGAGCCTTGGGGCACGGAGTAGCCACCAACAACACAGTCCTCGGCGGTCTCGTGGTGGAGCAGCGGGAATGGCGGGTGCAGTCGGAGTGTCTCCTTGACGATGCACTTGAGGAAGGGGAGCTTGTCGAGGTCTGAATCATCCACGTTCCGGTCAAGACCCACTATGTTGGTGATCTCCTTTTGCAGCCGCAGAAGGTCGTTGGGGTTGTGCATCATCTCCGCCATTGCCCACTCGACCGCCGTCGCCACTGTCTCCGTCCCGCCAAACATCACATCCTATCATCCATACATATAGATGCACGCAACCGTGTGACCGCGTTAGTTTATAAAAATAAGATCATACTCTTATGACTTTCTCACAGTATATTAATTGGAATTCGTAAGTGTCAATAAATCGAGAGTTGGTTAAATCTCAATCGATTGGAAATTTGACATCTGGTTTTACTTGGAGATTTGTGCATATTTTGTTTTGGACTTTTTACTTCTTATTTCCGTTTGATTCTTCTTTTTTATACCTTTTCTGCAGTTTCCTTCAGAAAAATTCATGTGTTCCTACATTTGTCTTTCTTTTCAAGCGTAACTATAGTTGCACGTTCATCAGCCGATGCTCAACTACAATGGCACATCCTTCCATTGGTCGCTCAACTAGAGTTGCACATCCATCATCAGTAACGTGCACTATAATTGATTAAAAAGATAGAAGTAGGCATGTTTCACATGATATGGTCTGCAATTTAATGTATCAAATAGTAGTTTTTTGATACAAGTAATAAAATATGGGATTATAATTATTTGGTATTTTTTGTGCATCTCGAATATCTGAGACCCTTTCCTAAAAAATAACACGAAAAACATAAAAACAATTAGAAAGGCCCATCAGGCCATCACGGACACGATGTACCCCACCAAACTGCTACAAACTGAAAATAAGAGCACCACAACCCAGTTACACCCCCAGTCGCCAATGGGTACCCATTACCCGCATACCTGACAGGTCAAACCCTATTAGGATAATAAAGATATGGAACAAAAATTACCCATGGGTATATAAAATAGGGAAATCTCAAGCCTATTGGGTAGAGTGGGTACGGGTACGAGATTGTATAACACATACCCGTGTACCCATGTACCCTTACAAAATATGGCAAATGAGCCTTGTTATTTTGGTTGAACTTGTTACAACCCTATTGTAATAATTATTTCGTGACCTTATGTATGTCTGAAGTATCTCGAATTTTATCATGAGTTTGTAAACTTAAAATGTATGACTATGTGTTGTTGTTTCAATAAATTCTATTGTTTTCTAGAATATATATGATGTTGTTTATGGTATGTTGTTGCTTATAAGTATGTGATGTTGTTAATGATGTGTTGTTGCTTACAAACTTTGACTATATGTTGTTTTTGACCATGTGTTGCTCAAGTTGGCATGTTGCAAACATGAATATTTTCACCCTACCTATTTACCCTGTGGGGTGGCGGGTATAAAAAAAAATTATACCATGAACGAGTAtaggttttttttttctttttgaggtAAAGATAGATTTCATTACTTAAGGCGACCGATCAACCATACACAAGTTTACAAAATCACTTAGGCCTGATGCCAGCCACACCCGGTGCGAGGGGTGTTGCGTCCGTAGGCAGCAAGAGTGTGACACAaacattgttttaggaatgactAAAAAAAGTCTAGTCCTCACGCCCGCTAAGCATTGATATTGATGTCTCATCACAAAAGAGTTGACATTGACTTAACTGATCACATACTCCTAATTAGCAGAAAAAAAATTAGCATGTAGAGACTGGCAGTATTAATTAGAGAGTACACAATACTCATATACACTAATAACTGAAGTCCACTGTAAAAAACTACTACTCATTAGTAACTAGTTGGAGGTTCGGTGTAAGTGTACGTACCATGATGATGGCCTTGATATTGTCACGGGTGAGGCGGAGCGTGTTGTGCAGGTCGTCCCTGCCGTCGGCAACGGCCATCTTCGGTTTCGCCTCAGGGAGGAACGCGAGCATGCCGTCCACCATGTCGGCGTCGACGTCGTCGGGGTGCTTGCCCCTCTTCATGTGCTCGTCGATGATCTTGTCAATGAACTCGTCGAGGGCGGCGCGTGCAGCGCGGAGGCGCACGTTGATGCCCTGCGTGTCCGCCCAGCGGAGCCATGGGATAAAGTCGCCGATGCTGAATGCGCCGAAGAGCTGGGAGAACTCCttgatgatggcgatgaactCGTCCTGCTTCCCGCCGTCGCCGTCTCCGGCAGTGCCGAACGCCGCGCGGAAGGTGACGTTCTTGGTGAGGTTAAGGATGAGCTCGCCGAGGTTCACGGACTCGCCGCTCCGCCCGGCCACGGCGCGGACGAGGGCCGCGGACTCGTCGCGCACGGCAAGCCACGTCCCCGCGCGGCGCCGGCTGAAGAGCTTCGTCACGCACAGCTTGCGCATCTGGCGCCAGAAGGGCCCACAGTGCGCGAACGCCATGTCGGCACGGTTGTAGGTGAGGTAGGTGCTTGCGATGGTCGCCGGCCGGTTCGAGAAGGCGCCATCCTGCGCCTGGAGCACCTCCTGAGCGTACTCCGGCGTCGACACGGCGATGGCGTGGAGCTTGCCGAGGCGGAGGTGGAGCAGGCCGCCGTACCGCTTCGCCAGCTCCAGGAGGCCCCGGTGGGTCAGCTGGTCCATCATTAACATGTTGCCGACGACCGGCAGCGCATATGGCCCcggaggcagcggcggcgcctTGCCTCGCTGCCGCCGCTGCAGCAGCACGATGACCACCGAGGCAACGAACAGCCAGCTCAGTGGATCTTGGAGACATTCCATGGCGATCTTGGCCAAGCCCACCATTGGTTGATGCTCGAACTAGCTAGAAgctcttctttcttttgtttttgttGGGGTGTTCGATTGTGCGGGTTTTAGGTTGATGTGGAGTAGACAGCGCACAGTAGAGTCGAGGAGATAAGTGAGGGTACCCGGGTTTATATATAGTTGGAGGCAGTAGGTGAGCCTGAGACGAGAGAGATTTTCAGATTTAGATGAGAGACATGCGGCAGCACATTTTCTCATGTTTCTTTCCGTTGACAAAGGGGTAGATTAAGGATATAGGGCATAAGAAAATACAAATGGTATGCGAAGGGCTGGTGTATAGTACAACGAAGATGATTGGAACAAATTTGTACGAAATGATGCATATTTGCAAACTTGTATGCATGCTTTCGCAGAAAATTGTTGGGCACATGCATGTGGTACCAATGTTTCTAAATATTTGAATAGCAAAAACATCTTACattgtttacagagggagtaccttTGAAACTAACTTGTTCCTCAAAATAAATTGTCCAAACCCATGGTTCGATCAATAAACATATAACATAGTATTAAACCCAAGTACATAATCCAAAAACACAAACAACATATGACGAGTCTCTAACTAAATCACACATTTGCAAAGGGTAGATTATGATAGTTTGTCTGGTTTAGTCACTTAAAATATTTTCCCTTATGTTTATCTGCCTCCGGCATGACTGCCAAGAAAACATAACTAGTGGGAACACATAAAAGAAATTAGATGATTCCCCGTGCCTTGTTGCAGGAACGCTCAGCGACATACATATAGCTATGAACTATTGTTGCTGCACCCCAAACACAAATTGTGCTAAGTTATAAACTTGATGGTTTGGGAAGTATAAGTAATAAGTTAAACATATATTTAATGAGAGGGTTTAATATTTGTATTAGGGACACTCGTCATACAGACAATGGGAATGCTCTTACAATAGTTTCTTATTATAACAAACTACGGACATTGCAAGAAAAAACATCTAAATGTCTTCTTATATAAACACGACATGAAGACCAACCCAAAAGAATCGTATTGCTTCATAAGGCATAAGAAATATAAATAAATATTGTAATCAAATACAATGGATCCCAAGTATACCGCCCAAGCAAAAATAGCACTGATTGAGCACTAGTTTGTGAAGGTATGCATCGAccacacaacatttgcatgttgAATCTTGGAAGTATCACTATTTTGAAACGATATGCCGTAAAACCTAATCATATAATTCTTCAAAAAAAACAATGAAGTAATTGGCATGACATGAGAGGCTGCTAGGTTTAATAGACTCTCATTCAAAAAAAAATATGTATGGGAATGAAactaaaaaaaggaaaataataaaaTGGCAACTTCACTTTTTGCTGAGAAGTGTATGTTCAATGAGCGCCTATAGGAGGATGTGGAAAATGTGTAGCTTCATACTTCTAGCAATGTTGGATAATAATTGAAGGATAATTTCATATGTATATATACAATGAGCGCCTACAGGAGGATCTGAAAAAACGAATGTTCATTTCATGCCTTGATATTAATTGATCGTATATCTACCAGGTCCATAAACTTCATATGCAAATGTCACCTCAGCAAAAGCATCTCATCTTCAAGTTTTTTGACTTGCCATGACTAAATTGGAATCCCAGACCTCCCCTTCATTTTTAACTCTAGCTCTTCCAATGATATTTCCCCAGATTTCACCACAATGATTCTAACATTCTTTGTGTTCAACTGTTGATTAGCTACTCTCACCAACATTGATTTGGAAAATAATCACATACCACTAATGATGTGACTTGGAAACAAAACTCACATACCTCGTATTTCGCCAACATTTTTCGAAAAGGAAGGATAAACCTCGCCCCCAATGCACACATATGTATTACAGTTGATGCAAGGCAATGAAACCAAAGTCATCAACATGCAAAGTACAATACATAGACAACTATAACATAATACTGCAATATATGAAAGAAAAAATAAATGACTAAGTTGATTCTTCTGCagcaacaccttcaagaaggGATAACACACTGGTGTCGTAGTCACCACGTCCGACCGAAGACACCTACGACAAGGTGTTTTCATCTTGAGTACATAGACCGGCCAATGAACGCTAAAACATTGGCATGGAGACAACGTTGTCAATGAAATAACGATGCAAGTTCATCTTTGCTAAATCTAACCAATCAAAGTCAGAATAAGATTTTTCACTCCGGTCATGAAGCCATTTTCCAAGCACCATCTCGCCAATGTATTTTTTATAGATGCGCCAGTGAGTGCTCCATGTGGAACTACCATGGTGTCCAGCACAGGAGGCCGCACGCCTCTCCTGACATCCCATGCAACCATGGACCCATGTAGTGCATGCCTGGCGGAGCGACATGACCAATCGCCACCCGAGGAAGAAATCATGTTGCTATCGGCGGTGAC is drawn from Aegilops tauschii subsp. strangulata cultivar AL8/78 chromosome 1, Aet v6.0, whole genome shotgun sequence and contains these coding sequences:
- the LOC109759760 gene encoding cytochrome P450 84A1-like; the protein is MVGLAKIAMECLQDPLSWLFVASVVIVLLQRRQRGKAPPLPPGPYALPVVGNMLMMDQLTHRGLLELAKRYGGLLHLRLGKLHAIAVSTPEYAQEVLQAQDGAFSNRPATIASTYLTYNRADMAFAHCGPFWRQMRKLCVTKLFSRRRAGTWLAVRDESAALVRAVAGRSGESVNLGELILNLTKNVTFRAAFGTAGDGDGGKQDEFIAIIKEFSQLFGAFSIGDFIPWLRWADTQGINVRLRAARAALDEFIDKIIDEHMKRGKHPDDVDADMVDGMLAFLPEAKPKMAVADGRDDLHNTLRLTRDNIKAIIMDVMFGGTETVATAVEWAMAEMMHNPNDLLRLQKEITNIVGLDRNVDDSDLDKLPFLKCIVKETLRLHPPFPLLHHETAEDCVVGGYSVPQGSRVMINVFAIGRDAKAWKDADTFRPSRFMPGEGEATGVDFKGGCFAFLPFGSGRRSCPGMALGLYSLELIVAQLAHGFSWALPDGMKPSDLDMDDIFGFTAPRATRLCVVPTPRLVCRFITDLDSTCQTTSFVSVGGI